The proteins below are encoded in one region of Sphingobacterium sp. R2:
- a CDS encoding LacI family DNA-binding transcriptional regulator translates to MKSDQITIVDIANELNISKSTVSRALTGHANVKAETRQKILELAEKLDYQRNMQSLSLITNKTNTIGIVLPEFSTSFFPQVVVGAQEEASKHGYSVLISQCNESYATEVANAKVMLANRVDGVMVSLTKETLNYDHWKVFIRKKIPIVFFNRVCNEIMVPKVVVNDYDAAFHAVEHLISLGRRRIAHLAGPRQLSISQKRLNGYCDALIKHGIPIDQDLIIDSDLSLNKIKIFVKFLVELEDPIDGIFAVNDPTAIEAMQIIKKMNKRIPEDIAVVGFSDNYGSSFAEPSLTTVAQPVREIGKTAMELLLGLIGKDMEEWKPIIRTMEAKLMVRDSTVRSGG, encoded by the coding sequence ATGAAAAGTGATCAGATAACAATTGTTGATATTGCCAACGAACTAAATATTTCTAAGTCCACCGTATCCCGAGCCCTTACCGGCCATGCCAATGTAAAGGCAGAAACGCGCCAAAAAATCTTGGAACTGGCTGAGAAATTAGATTATCAACGCAATATGCAATCCCTAAGCCTCATCACTAACAAGACCAACACGATCGGTATTGTATTACCTGAATTCTCTACCTCTTTTTTTCCACAAGTTGTCGTTGGTGCACAAGAAGAGGCCAGTAAACATGGCTATTCCGTACTGATATCGCAATGCAATGAAAGCTATGCCACCGAAGTCGCCAATGCGAAGGTTATGTTGGCCAATCGTGTAGATGGAGTAATGGTGTCACTAACAAAGGAAACACTGAATTATGATCACTGGAAAGTATTTATTCGAAAGAAAATTCCGATTGTATTCTTCAATAGAGTCTGTAATGAAATTATGGTGCCGAAGGTCGTGGTCAATGATTACGATGCCGCATTCCATGCAGTAGAGCACCTCATCAGCTTGGGAAGGCGCAGAATAGCACACTTAGCAGGTCCTAGGCAACTCAGCATTAGTCAAAAAAGGCTGAATGGATATTGTGATGCTTTAATCAAACACGGCATTCCGATCGATCAGGATTTAATTATTGACTCCGACCTCAGCTTAAATAAAATCAAGATATTTGTTAAATTTCTTGTGGAACTAGAAGATCCCATAGATGGTATTTTCGCTGTGAATGACCCCACTGCAATAGAGGCTATGCAGATAATCAAAAAAATGAATAAACGTATTCCTGAAGATATTGCTGTGGTCGGATTCAGTGACAACTATGGTTCAAGCTTCGCCGAACCTAGTCTCACGACAGTCGCACAGCCTGTACGGGAAATAGGCAAGACAGCCATGGAACTTCTATTGGGGTTAATTGGAAAAGATATGGAAGAATGGAAGCCAATCATCCGCACAATGGAAGCTAAGCTGATGGTACGTGATTCTACTGTACGATCCGGAGGGTAA
- a CDS encoding FAD-dependent oxidoreductase — protein sequence MITSNTQEKRNLKHIQYDSDLIVTGGGMSGICTAITAARQGLNVILIQDRPVLGGNASSEVRLWMLGATSHMGNNNRWSREGGVIDEILVENTYRNPQGNPIILDMILMDKVNQEKNIRLFLNTAVYHVEKSAADQIESIRAFCSQNSTLYTFHSPLFCDASGDGIVGFLAGAAFRMGAEGKEEFGEGMAPSKEYGELLGHSLYFYTKDTGIPVSFIPPAFALKEISQIPRFKQFKANEHGCKLWWVEYGGRLDTIHDTETIKWELWKIIYGVWNYIKNSGNFPESETLTLEWVGMIPGKRESRRFEGDYMMIQQDLVEQRQHPDAVAYGGWSIDLHPADGVYSELPGCNQWHSKGIFDIPYRTLFSKNIRNLFLTGRLISVSHVAFGATRVMATCAYVGQAVGMAAALCKELQVLPRQLTLNNNMHQLQQRLMAEGQHIPSLALYEEHDLALQAQISTSSELPFTGFGDVSLWKPLTIPSAQLLPMKQGKLPVFQLAVQVLQDTVLETSIRISEKAGNFTPDITLATRTIHLTKGTTSIDIDFDTLLASDGYVFLTFQSNPDIQLGYTEKRVTGVMSVFNSFNKAVSNNGKQIPITGVGVDEFEFWCPQRRPDGQNIAVTFKQQIDTFTSKQLKNGVNRPVTTANAWVAHPKDETPTVVLDWDTPKEIARIDLWFDTDFDHAMESVLMSHPENIMPFCVRAYTIKDSSGKIIYSTSDNFRTLNRITFTEPIRTERLSIQMMHPSDHVPASLFDIRCFEKNK from the coding sequence ATGATTACTAGTAACACGCAAGAAAAAAGAAATCTAAAACATATCCAATACGATAGCGATCTGATCGTGACAGGTGGAGGGATGTCGGGCATCTGCACCGCCATTACTGCCGCGCGTCAAGGTTTAAACGTAATCTTGATACAAGATAGACCCGTTTTGGGTGGCAATGCCTCCAGCGAAGTTCGCCTTTGGATGTTAGGGGCCACCTCACATATGGGAAACAATAATCGCTGGTCCAGAGAAGGTGGCGTAATCGACGAAATTCTGGTGGAAAACACCTATCGCAATCCGCAAGGAAACCCAATCATCTTGGATATGATCCTGATGGATAAAGTAAATCAGGAAAAAAACATTCGTCTCTTTTTAAATACAGCAGTATATCATGTAGAAAAATCTGCTGCAGACCAAATAGAAAGTATACGTGCTTTCTGTAGCCAGAATTCGACCCTATACACCTTCCATTCACCATTATTCTGCGATGCATCGGGAGATGGTATAGTCGGTTTTCTCGCAGGAGCTGCATTCCGTATGGGCGCTGAAGGTAAAGAGGAATTTGGTGAAGGTATGGCGCCAAGTAAGGAATATGGTGAGTTATTGGGCCATTCTTTATATTTCTATACCAAGGATACCGGGATCCCTGTTTCTTTTATCCCTCCTGCCTTCGCTCTTAAAGAAATCAGCCAAATCCCCCGATTTAAACAGTTTAAAGCAAACGAACATGGCTGTAAACTATGGTGGGTGGAGTATGGCGGGCGTTTGGATACTATACATGATACGGAAACCATCAAATGGGAGCTATGGAAAATCATCTATGGAGTATGGAATTATATCAAAAACTCCGGAAATTTTCCGGAATCCGAAACGCTCACCTTGGAATGGGTAGGAATGATACCTGGAAAACGGGAAAGTAGGCGTTTTGAAGGAGACTATATGATGATACAACAGGACCTCGTCGAACAGCGTCAGCATCCAGATGCAGTTGCCTATGGCGGCTGGTCCATCGACTTGCATCCTGCCGACGGCGTATATAGTGAACTGCCAGGCTGTAACCAATGGCATAGCAAGGGAATATTTGATATCCCCTATAGAACCCTGTTTAGCAAAAATATTCGTAATCTATTTCTGACAGGGCGCCTAATCAGTGTAAGTCATGTGGCATTTGGCGCTACGCGAGTCATGGCAACCTGTGCTTATGTCGGTCAAGCTGTAGGGATGGCAGCAGCTCTGTGCAAAGAACTCCAGGTTTTGCCGCGGCAACTGACCCTAAACAATAATATGCATCAGCTGCAACAACGTTTAATGGCAGAGGGTCAGCATATTCCGTCTTTAGCCTTATACGAAGAGCATGATCTTGCGCTGCAGGCGCAAATCAGTACTTCCAGTGAATTACCGTTTACGGGTTTTGGTGACGTCAGTCTATGGAAGCCGCTGACGATACCATCAGCGCAACTGCTTCCCATGAAACAAGGGAAACTTCCGGTTTTTCAACTAGCCGTGCAAGTACTTCAAGATACCGTCTTGGAAACGTCGATACGGATATCGGAGAAAGCTGGAAATTTCACTCCGGACATTACCCTCGCAACACGCACAATTCACCTTACCAAGGGAACGACTTCAATCGACATCGATTTTGATACGCTATTAGCTTCTGATGGATATGTCTTTCTGACTTTCCAGTCTAACCCTGACATACAATTGGGTTATACAGAAAAACGCGTAACAGGCGTCATGTCCGTATTTAATTCTTTTAACAAAGCTGTATCCAACAATGGAAAGCAAATACCAATTACCGGTGTTGGCGTAGATGAATTTGAATTCTGGTGCCCACAGCGCAGACCCGATGGACAAAACATAGCTGTAACTTTCAAACAGCAAATAGATACTTTTACAAGTAAGCAACTGAAAAATGGGGTTAATAGACCTGTAACGACTGCAAATGCTTGGGTTGCACATCCTAAAGATGAGACCCCTACCGTTGTGCTCGATTGGGACACTCCGAAGGAAATCGCTCGCATTGACCTGTGGTTTGATACCGACTTTGACCATGCCATGGAATCAGTATTAATGAGTCACCCAGAAAACATAATGCCTTTCTGTGTACGCGCATATACTATTAAAGATTCCTCAGGTAAAATTATATATTCAACATCTGATAACTTTAGGACATTAAACCGGATTACCTTCACCGAACCGATACGCACCGAACGTCTTAGTATACAAATGATGCACCCGTCAGATCATGTCCCCGCATCACTATTTGATATTCGTTGCTTCGAAAAAAATAAATGA
- a CDS encoding sodium:solute symporter family protein, whose protein sequence is MIQLDYIVMGIFSLLIFAIGLTFTRVGSKTGQAFFEAGGETPWWINGLSLFISYFSAGTFVVWGSIAYRNGLIANAIQLTMAISGLLVTLFIASRWKKTGVATAAEYIGKRFGQKEKQFYTYMTLLLSLFTTAAVLYPVGKMVHVAADLPVNLCIVIIGLIIILYTAAGGLWAVLVTDVVQFVILSAAVVIVIPIAFSEIGGFQTLVREAPKDFFKPFNEEYTIGFMLAFIVYQTFYLGGNWSYVQRYTSVGSAKESKKVSGIFSILYFICPLIWMLPPMIYRIINPNLAGLEVEDAYMMLIQKVMPAGLIGLVLAGMVSATSSKANTTINMAATVFAQDIYKNLIRPEASEKSVITIARLFTLIFGIGTILIAMWIPSAGGIVTVVLSTASIAGGALFAPIIWSLFSKRQTGFSVVCATIISLLVNLFLKTIAPGALGLKLNLTMETTFGMGIPILILTAFEWYYLSTGQVAQHGLVPMSAKDNNCIPQNFAIRHADTEQQNRFGIRVISASMAVVGIGIMILGALTTQFSYMVMAVGLAVLIIAGLIATLTRNKKFNT, encoded by the coding sequence ATGATACAGTTAGACTATATCGTGATGGGCATTTTTAGCCTATTGATTTTTGCTATTGGGCTCACTTTTACACGGGTAGGAAGTAAGACTGGACAAGCTTTTTTTGAAGCAGGAGGCGAAACCCCCTGGTGGATCAATGGACTGTCTCTTTTCATAAGTTATTTTTCCGCAGGTACATTTGTCGTCTGGGGATCGATCGCTTACCGAAATGGACTAATCGCAAATGCCATTCAACTGACGATGGCTATTAGCGGTCTGCTTGTCACCCTTTTTATCGCTTCAAGATGGAAAAAAACAGGTGTGGCAACTGCCGCAGAATATATTGGAAAACGCTTTGGTCAGAAGGAAAAGCAGTTTTATACCTATATGACTTTGCTTTTAAGCTTATTCACTACCGCCGCAGTTCTTTATCCCGTAGGAAAGATGGTTCACGTCGCGGCCGATTTGCCTGTAAATCTGTGTATTGTGATCATTGGACTTATTATCATCTTGTATACCGCTGCGGGTGGGTTATGGGCCGTCTTGGTGACGGATGTGGTACAATTCGTTATATTATCAGCTGCAGTAGTCATCGTGATTCCAATTGCTTTCAGTGAAATTGGTGGCTTTCAAACTTTGGTCCGCGAGGCTCCCAAAGATTTTTTCAAACCTTTTAACGAAGAATATACTATAGGCTTCATGCTGGCTTTTATTGTATACCAGACATTTTATCTTGGCGGAAATTGGTCCTATGTACAACGCTATACCAGTGTGGGGTCGGCAAAAGAGTCAAAAAAAGTGTCGGGTATTTTTAGCATCTTATACTTTATCTGTCCACTGATTTGGATGCTTCCGCCGATGATCTATCGCATTATCAATCCTAATCTGGCCGGACTCGAGGTGGAAGACGCCTATATGATGCTTATCCAAAAGGTTATGCCTGCAGGGCTTATCGGTTTGGTGTTGGCAGGGATGGTATCGGCGACGTCAAGTAAAGCGAACACCACCATAAATATGGCTGCAACAGTGTTTGCCCAAGATATATATAAGAACTTAATCAGGCCCGAAGCTTCTGAAAAATCGGTTATTACCATAGCAAGATTATTTACATTAATCTTTGGCATAGGTACGATTCTAATTGCCATGTGGATACCATCTGCCGGAGGGATCGTCACTGTAGTACTGAGCACGGCATCTATCGCGGGCGGTGCCCTCTTCGCTCCCATTATATGGAGCTTATTCTCAAAAAGACAAACCGGATTTTCCGTCGTATGTGCCACGATCATTTCATTGCTCGTTAATCTATTTTTAAAAACAATTGCACCAGGCGCCTTGGGATTGAAGCTAAATTTAACGATGGAAACTACATTCGGCATGGGCATTCCAATCCTTATATTAACTGCTTTTGAATGGTACTATCTTTCAACAGGTCAAGTGGCGCAACATGGCCTCGTCCCTATGTCAGCGAAAGATAACAATTGCATTCCCCAAAACTTCGCGATAAGACATGCCGACACCGAGCAGCAGAATCGATTTGGAATTAGGGTTATTTCCGCTTCTATGGCAGTAGTGGGAATCGGAATCATGATTCTTGGAGCGTTAACTACACAGTTCTCGTACATGGTCATGGCTGTAGGATTGGCAGTATTGATCATTGCCGGATTGATAGCAACACTTACACGGAATAAAAAGTTCAATACATGA
- a CDS encoding sialate O-acetylesterase → MKYILASIFSIFVYQLSFAALTIPHFFADNMVLQQSSQVKIWGKTTSKKKIQVKTSWDGKSYKTAKDQDGNWSLWIETPKAGGPHNIQIQQEEKITLHDVLIGEVWICSGQSNMDMPIKGYYGQPIRHAAELLLASPNDQIRLFRIERSHADNAAFDVNGNWSVANAASVANFSAVGYQFAKYLQQHLNVPIGIIQTTWGGSPIEAWMKPSLVERSLRQQKLPNRAIGKQVHQQPGNLYHAMICPLIGFRIAGVIWYQGEQNRYNYYDYNILQTNMIRDWRNTWDIGEWPFYYVEIAPMQYGGGQGILLPRLREMQLKTQDSLSNAGMAATIDGGEMHNIHPANKTIVAQRLASWALGSHYQKKGIAYQTPTLDKIVVLHDTVLVSLKHCPLGITSYGKSLTQFELAGTDQIFHPAIAVLQNNRIVVTSAAVKAPLAVRYAFHDWCFGELYSTEGIPVASFRSDNWP, encoded by the coding sequence ATGAAATATATACTCGCCTCCATATTCAGCATATTCGTTTATCAACTCAGTTTCGCAGCGTTAACGATACCACATTTTTTTGCAGATAATATGGTACTGCAGCAATCTAGTCAGGTCAAGATCTGGGGTAAGACCACTTCAAAAAAGAAAATACAGGTAAAAACATCGTGGGATGGTAAGAGTTATAAAACAGCGAAAGATCAAGATGGAAATTGGTCACTATGGATAGAAACTCCAAAAGCCGGTGGGCCTCATAACATACAAATACAGCAGGAAGAGAAAATTACATTGCACGATGTTTTGATCGGTGAGGTTTGGATATGCTCCGGTCAGTCCAATATGGACATGCCCATCAAGGGCTATTACGGCCAACCTATTCGCCATGCAGCAGAACTGCTGTTAGCTTCACCCAATGACCAGATTCGACTCTTTCGAATAGAAAGAAGCCATGCCGACAATGCAGCGTTTGATGTAAACGGAAATTGGTCTGTAGCAAATGCGGCGTCCGTAGCTAATTTTAGTGCGGTGGGCTACCAATTTGCAAAATATTTACAGCAGCACCTGAATGTGCCTATAGGCATTATTCAAACCACTTGGGGTGGCTCGCCAATTGAAGCATGGATGAAGCCATCGCTTGTAGAAAGATCACTAAGACAACAAAAATTACCCAACAGAGCGATCGGAAAACAAGTCCATCAACAGCCGGGCAATCTCTATCATGCGATGATCTGTCCACTCATCGGATTTCGAATTGCAGGTGTAATTTGGTACCAAGGCGAACAAAACCGATATAATTATTACGATTACAATATTTTACAAACCAATATGATCCGCGATTGGAGAAACACTTGGGATATCGGAGAATGGCCTTTTTACTATGTAGAGATCGCCCCAATGCAATATGGCGGAGGACAAGGAATTTTATTACCACGCCTTCGTGAAATGCAACTCAAAACGCAAGACAGCTTATCCAATGCGGGTATGGCAGCTACAATAGATGGAGGTGAAATGCACAATATTCATCCTGCCAACAAAACAATTGTTGCACAACGATTGGCAAGCTGGGCGTTGGGTAGCCATTATCAAAAAAAGGGAATCGCTTACCAAACACCAACGTTGGATAAAATCGTCGTCCTCCATGATACAGTACTTGTTTCGTTGAAGCATTGTCCCTTAGGCATCACAAGCTATGGCAAATCATTAACCCAATTTGAACTCGCTGGCACGGATCAAATCTTTCATCCAGCAATAGCCGTACTTCAAAATAACCGTATTGTCGTAACGTCAGCTGCGGTGAAAGCACCCCTCGCCGTGCGCTATGCTTTTCATGACTGGTGTTTCGGAGAACTTTATTCTACTGAAGGTATTCCTGTAGCATCTTTTCGCTCGGATAATTGGCCGTAG
- a CDS encoding glycoside hydrolase family 105 protein, with product MKIRRFIALAILGLDPGLSVSQVSTRAMDVRKSEKVVDVRQYLNRVASWQLDSIEHKGLRHAGREWTAATLFTGLIEMTKHSGGARYTRYLESVGEQFDWKMYADNYRYYADNYCVGQLYTWKYNRDKNIDYIADFIRLADTLVSRPHSESLDWKNNIALREWAWCDALFMGPPALSSIYKVTGNLQYLDLVDTLWWKTTNYLYNPKERLFYRDQSYFDKKESNGQDVFWSRGNGWVLAGLVRVLNDMPKDYKSRARWEELYRNMVQRIASLQQHDGYWRTSLLDPERYPAKETSGTALFTYALAWGINNKVIPSKDYETVVWKGWNALVNAVHPDGKLGYVQQVGEAPGEVNYDDTEIYGVGAFLLAGNEVLKLAEKRSATEK from the coding sequence ATGAAAATAAGGCGTTTTATTGCGTTGGCTATCTTGGGGCTTGATCCGGGGCTGTCAGTGTCTCAGGTTTCCACACGCGCTATGGATGTGCGAAAATCAGAAAAAGTGGTTGATGTTAGGCAGTATTTGAATCGGGTTGCTTCGTGGCAGTTGGACAGTATCGAACATAAGGGGCTACGTCATGCTGGCCGTGAATGGACTGCAGCAACCTTATTCACTGGCCTGATAGAGATGACAAAACATTCAGGTGGTGCACGTTATACCCGATATCTTGAATCTGTAGGCGAACAGTTTGATTGGAAAATGTATGCGGACAACTATCGGTATTATGCGGACAATTATTGTGTTGGTCAGCTGTATACCTGGAAGTATAATCGTGATAAAAATATTGATTACATAGCAGATTTCATCAGGTTGGCCGATACATTGGTAAGTCGTCCCCATAGCGAATCATTGGACTGGAAAAATAATATTGCACTTCGAGAGTGGGCTTGGTGCGATGCCTTATTTATGGGGCCACCGGCACTTTCGTCAATTTATAAAGTGACGGGAAACCTACAGTACCTTGATTTGGTAGACACTTTGTGGTGGAAGACTACAAATTATCTTTACAATCCCAAAGAGCGTTTGTTCTATAGGGATCAAAGTTATTTTGATAAAAAGGAAAGCAATGGTCAGGACGTCTTCTGGTCTAGAGGAAATGGCTGGGTTTTGGCTGGGCTGGTTCGTGTATTGAATGATATGCCAAAAGATTACAAAAGTCGCGCGCGATGGGAAGAGCTCTATCGTAACATGGTACAGCGGATTGCTTCCTTGCAACAGCATGACGGTTATTGGCGGACTAGCCTTTTGGATCCTGAGCGCTATCCAGCTAAGGAAACTAGCGGTACAGCACTATTTACGTATGCACTAGCGTGGGGAATAAACAATAAAGTAATTCCTTCAAAAGATTATGAAACTGTCGTATGGAAAGGTTGGAATGCACTCGTTAATGCGGTTCATCCCGATGGAAAGCTGGGCTATGTACAGCAAGTAGGCGAGGCTCCAGGCGAAGTAAACTACGATGATACGGAAATTTACGGCGTGGGCGCATTTCTTTTGGCTGGTAATGAGGTATTGAAACTCGCAGAAAAACGTAGTGCTACGGAAAAATAA
- the ligD gene encoding DNA ligase D, protein MGLSKYREKRSEENTPEPFGGKPNGKELRFVIQKHDASHLHYDFRLEMGGVLKSWAVPKGPSIDPTVKRLAVMVEDHPYDYRNFEGSIPKGQYGGGTVIVWDEGHYEPADGSVKDISKQEKDLLHQLHSGKLKFKLYGKKLKGEFALVKAHGRGDDGWLLMKLEDQYASDKDITASDKSVISGKTIQQMERSPDKVYGENIIKKNSTVKDKRSTKNEASKLINDQLEAVPKHRAKSKRNLQILLKNASSKKFYSHTEPMLATLVAKPFDDDEWVYEVKWDGYRAVAFMNKGEVELKSRNDKSYNEKFYPLYEELKSLKLDAILDGEVVVLDKNGTASFGALQNWRSEADGDLVYYVFDILWYRGQDLKDMTLLERKSILKEVLPKNNCILISEHFETSGIHFLEEAKKLGLEGIMAKRKDSLYHVHNRSKDWLKIKANKRQEVVIGGFTLNDDSSKLFSSILVGVYEGKKLIYTGKVGTGFNVKLQKEMMELFKPLIVSKAAFSEEPDVNKPSRFRPNPPHATVTWLKPELVCEVSFTELTSDGIMRHPSFNGMREDKRAKNVVLEDEAPTEKMVNHMEDKIVSPRVKGQRKSLLNPSDKTQVRKVNKHELKFTNLDKVFWPKEGITKRDLINYYYQAAPFILPYLKDRPQSMNRFPNGIEEDGFYFKNVTDTAPDWAETYLYHSEADEKDRHYLVGKDDATLLYMANLGCIEMNPWSSTVKKPDNPSFCIIDLDPDKNSFDQVIEAAQVTKNILDDMGVASYCKTSGSTGLHIYIPLGGKYTYDQSKEFARVIVTLVHHELPKFTSLERSIKDRKGKMYLDFLQNRPHATIAAAYSVRPKPGATVSMPLHWDEVKKGLKISDFHILNALDRMRSEGDIFKPVLGKGINLKSIVDKFAK, encoded by the coding sequence ATGGGACTGTCTAAATATCGCGAAAAGCGTTCCGAGGAGAACACCCCAGAACCGTTTGGAGGAAAGCCAAACGGAAAGGAACTTCGGTTTGTAATCCAAAAACATGATGCCTCACATCTACATTACGACTTTCGTCTTGAAATGGGCGGTGTTCTGAAAAGTTGGGCAGTTCCTAAGGGGCCATCAATCGATCCTACTGTCAAACGCCTCGCTGTGATGGTGGAGGATCATCCCTATGATTATCGAAATTTTGAAGGTTCGATTCCAAAAGGACAATATGGCGGAGGCACGGTTATCGTTTGGGATGAGGGACACTATGAACCGGCTGATGGGAGCGTTAAGGATATTTCCAAACAGGAAAAAGATCTCTTACATCAACTTCATTCTGGCAAGCTTAAATTTAAGCTATACGGTAAAAAACTTAAAGGTGAGTTTGCTCTTGTTAAGGCTCATGGGAGGGGAGATGATGGTTGGCTTTTAATGAAGCTGGAGGATCAATATGCTAGCGATAAGGATATTACTGCAAGCGATAAATCGGTGATATCGGGTAAAACTATTCAGCAGATGGAAAGGTCACCCGATAAAGTATATGGTGAAAATATCATTAAGAAAAACAGTACAGTAAAGGATAAACGTTCGACAAAAAACGAGGCATCCAAATTAATCAACGATCAGTTGGAAGCTGTTCCAAAGCATCGTGCTAAAAGCAAGAGGAATCTTCAGATCTTGTTGAAAAATGCGTCGTCAAAGAAGTTCTATTCTCATACAGAGCCTATGCTCGCTACACTTGTGGCTAAACCGTTCGATGATGATGAGTGGGTATATGAGGTCAAGTGGGATGGCTACAGGGCTGTTGCTTTTATGAACAAGGGGGAGGTTGAACTAAAATCCCGTAATGATAAAAGCTATAATGAAAAATTCTATCCACTTTATGAGGAATTGAAGAGTCTTAAATTAGACGCCATCTTGGATGGGGAGGTAGTCGTTTTAGACAAAAATGGGACAGCTAGTTTTGGAGCGCTACAAAACTGGCGCAGCGAAGCGGATGGTGATCTGGTTTATTACGTTTTCGATATCTTATGGTATCGGGGCCAGGATTTGAAGGACATGACATTGCTTGAGCGTAAATCAATTTTAAAAGAAGTTCTTCCCAAGAACAACTGCATTTTGATCAGCGAACATTTTGAAACTTCCGGCATTCATTTTCTGGAAGAGGCCAAGAAATTGGGGCTTGAAGGGATTATGGCAAAGCGAAAGGATAGTTTATATCATGTTCACAACCGTTCTAAAGACTGGTTAAAAATTAAAGCGAACAAAAGGCAGGAAGTCGTCATAGGTGGTTTCACCCTGAATGATGATTCCAGTAAATTGTTCAGTAGCATATTGGTCGGTGTTTATGAAGGGAAAAAATTGATTTATACCGGAAAGGTGGGTACTGGTTTCAATGTAAAACTTCAAAAGGAGATGATGGAACTATTTAAGCCGCTGATTGTTTCTAAAGCAGCTTTCTCTGAAGAACCTGACGTTAATAAGCCTTCGAGGTTTAGACCAAATCCGCCACACGCTACGGTGACATGGCTTAAACCAGAACTTGTATGCGAGGTGAGTTTTACGGAATTAACCAGCGATGGTATTATGCGTCATCCTTCGTTTAACGGCATGCGCGAAGACAAACGTGCTAAAAATGTTGTTCTTGAAGATGAAGCTCCTACAGAAAAAATGGTCAATCATATGGAAGATAAAATAGTTTCGCCCAGAGTGAAGGGGCAGCGGAAGAGCCTCTTAAATCCCTCAGATAAGACCCAGGTCAGAAAGGTCAACAAACATGAATTGAAGTTTACCAATCTGGATAAAGTTTTTTGGCCGAAAGAGGGAATAACAAAAAGAGACCTTATCAACTACTATTATCAGGCCGCTCCGTTTATATTACCTTATTTAAAGGATCGGCCACAAAGTATGAATCGATTTCCCAACGGAATTGAAGAAGATGGTTTCTACTTTAAGAACGTAACCGATACGGCACCAGACTGGGCGGAAACATATCTTTACCACAGTGAGGCTGATGAAAAAGACCGTCATTACCTTGTTGGAAAGGATGACGCTACACTACTTTATATGGCAAATCTTGGCTGTATAGAAATGAATCCCTGGAGTAGTACTGTGAAGAAGCCCGACAACCCATCGTTCTGTATTATAGACCTTGATCCGGATAAAAATTCTTTCGATCAGGTTATTGAGGCTGCACAAGTCACAAAGAACATATTGGATGATATGGGGGTAGCGAGCTATTGTAAAACCAGTGGTTCTACGGGGCTTCACATCTATATCCCGCTTGGTGGGAAATATACTTATGATCAATCCAAAGAGTTCGCGCGGGTTATCGTTACCCTAGTCCATCATGAGCTTCCTAAATTCACGAGCCTGGAGCGATCCATAAAAGATCGCAAGGGCAAAATGTATCTTGATTTTTTGCAGAATAGGCCTCATGCAACAATTGCAGCAGCTTATTCCGTTCGTCCTAAGCCCGGAGCCACTGTATCGATGCCATTACACTGGGATGAAGTCAAGAAAGGTTTGAAAATAAGTGATTTTCATATTCTAAACGCCCTTGATAGGATGCGAAGTGAAGGCGATATTTTTAAACCGGTATTAGGAAAAGGTATCAATTTAAAAAGCATAGTGGATAAGTTTGCTAAATAA
- a CDS encoding DUF3606 domain-containing protein gives MADNKSKKGKSDRSKVSGSEQYEIQYFKDKMGVSSQAVVGAIRATGSNERKVLEDYLKKRHGK, from the coding sequence ATGGCAGATAACAAGTCTAAAAAAGGGAAATCCGACAGAAGCAAAGTAAGCGGATCAGAACAGTACGAAATTCAATATTTCAAGGATAAGATGGGGGTGAGCAGTCAAGCTGTTGTTGGCGCAATACGGGCGACCGGATCGAATGAAAGAAAAGTTCTTGAAGATTATTTGAAGAAACGGCACGGGAAATAA